Proteins from a genomic interval of Cheilinus undulatus linkage group 15, ASM1832078v1, whole genome shotgun sequence:
- the LOC121523126 gene encoding polypeptide N-acetylgalactosaminyltransferase 5 → MMKVRRYFRGSGRVLAFVFIASVIWLLLDMAALRITVDQEDIKLVKEKLKRERQQTRVTQPIKEPFKHPLQRVDSATQAPLAKVYRHGRIFDQNIGDSNVNRKGDSLPKTDKPKHIALDQKEKVLNVAPKQGDHAKKEAVNLDLNGVKIEDKRGLNVSNKIVHSNKTKVPHGIQEIKHTPQPKTEKAPIKKEDVVKIPENKVDSKKNVEVKEDPKIKNGTKETQHEEEDLHPGKAASQPPKEDTKEKDKLKIGDEQVHKVAKGEPPAVKELPKPALKVQAQKKPKEEANAVKDTGVHKVLSLDATNAPRDPKAMGQFGQAANVARSEESEVRRRWDEGHFNVYLSDKIPLDRAIPDTRPKMCKQNLVHNDLPSTSVIFCFVDEVWSTLLRSVHSVLNRSPPHLLKEIILVDDFSTKEYLKEKLDKYMSKFPKVRIIRLKERQGLIRARMAGAAVAKGEVLTFLDSHVECNVGWLEPLLERVYLDRRKVPCPVIEVISDKDMSYMLVDNFQRGIFRWPLVFGWSPLPEEYIKKNNMTIADPIRCPVMAGGLFSIDKKYFYELGAYDPGLDVWGGENMEISFKIWMCGGEIEIIPCSRVGHIFRGQNPYKFPKNRQKTVERNLARVAEVWLDEYKDLFYGHGYHHLLDNKNINIGNLTEQIELRKRLKCKSFKWYLDNVYPDMEAPLAKAEGLVFNRGLRKCLSVQEGSASFEICDLNKQSQHFNYTWIKQIRHQDLCIAAQFNNNSFALQPCDSKKPELRWFHKSSKAALGEHLIAEFTSLHMCLESRPKGDSFQLSPCDPANPFQKWQFTHYNTLPLG, encoded by the exons ATGATGAAGGTGAGGAGATACTTTAGGGGGAGTGGGAGGGTCCTTGCATTTGTGTTCATTGCTTCTGTCATATGGCTGCTGTTAGACATGGCTGCTCTCCGCATTACTGTAGACCAGGAGGATATCAAGCTAGttaaggaaaaactgaaaagagAAAGGCAGCAAACCAGGGTGACACAACCCATAAAAGAACCCTTCAAACACCCACTTCAGAGGGTGGACTCGGCTACACAAGCACCACTAGCTAAAGTCTACAGACATGGTAGgatttttgaccaaaatattGGGGACAGTAATGTTAACCGCAAAGGAGATTCTCTCCCAAAGACTGACAAACCTAAACACATCGCTTTagaccaaaaagaaaaagtgcTGAATGTTGCACCAAAGCAGGGTGATCATGCAAAGAAAGAAGCTGTTAACCTGGATCTAAATGGGGTGAAAATAGAGGATAAAAGAGGTTTAAATGTGTCTAATAAAATTGTGcactcaaataaaaccaaagtgCCACATGGCATTCAGGAAATTAAACATACCCCACaaccaaaaacagaaaaggcaCCCATTAAAAAAGAGGATGTTGTAAAAATCCCTGAGAACAAAGTGGACTCAAAGAAAAACGTAGAAGTCAAAGAAGACCCTAAAATCAAAAATGGCACCAAAGAGACTcaacatgaggaggaggatttacATCCTGGTAAAGCGGCAAGTCAACCTCCAAAAGAGGATacgaaagaaaaagacaaacttaAAATAGGGGATGAACAGGTTCACAAGGTGGCAAAAGGTGAACCGCCGGCTGTGAAGGAACTCCCAAAACCTGCACTCAAGGTCCAAGCACAAAAGAAACCCAAAGAGGAAGCCAATGCTGTCAAAGATACTGGAGTTCATAAAGTGCTCTCTCTGGATGCCACTAACGCCCCCAGAGATCCTAAAGCAATGGGCCAGTTTGGTCAGGCAGCAAATGTTGCCCGTAGTGAGGAGTCAGAGGTGAGGAGGAGATGGGATGAAGGACACTTCAATGTTTACCTTAGTGACAAGATCCCGCTGGACCGAGCCATCCCAGACACCAGGCCTAAGAT GTGTAAGCAGAATCTTGTCCACAATGACTTGCCGTCCACCAGTGTGATTTTCTGTTTCGTGGATGAAGTGTGGTCCACACTCCTCCGCTCTGTGCACAGTGTGCTCAACAGATCTCCACCACACCTCCTCAAGGAGATCATTCTGGTGGATGACTTCAGCACCAAAG AGTATCTGAAGGAGAAGCTGGATAAGTACATGTCCAAGTTTCCTAAAGTGCGAATCATTCGTCTGAAGGAGCGTCAGGGCCTGATCAGGGCCCGGATGGCTGGAGCAGCTGTAGCCAAAG GTGAAGTCCTTACCTTCCTTGACTCCCATGTTGAATGTAACGTGGGCTGGCTGGAGCCACTGCTGGAGAGAGTCTACCTGGATCGCAGGAAGGTGCCCTGCCCTGTTATTGAAGTCATCAGTGACAAAGACATGAG TTACATGCTGGTTGACAACTTCCAAAGAGGTATTTTCAGATGGCCTCTGGTGTTTGGCTGGAGCCCATTACCAGAGGAATACATAAAGAAGAACAACATGACCATTGCAGATCCCATCAG ATGTCCAGTCATGGCTGGAGGCCTCTTCTCCATAGACAAAAAATACTTCTATGAGCTTGGCGCTTATGACCCAGGCCTGGATGTTTGGGGCGGAGAGAACATGGAGATTTCATTTAAG ATCTGGATGTGCGGAGGGGAAATCGAGATCATCCCCTGCTCTCGAGTGGGACACATCTTCCGAGGACAGAATCCctacaaatttcccaaaaacaggcagaagacCGTGGAGCGTAATCTGGCCAGGGTGGCCGAGGTCTGGCTGGATGAGTACAAGGATCTTTTCTACGGTCATGGCTACCACCACCTGCTggataataaaaacatcaacattggGAACCTCACAGAGCAGATTGAGCTGAGGAAGAGGCTGAAGTGCAAGAGCTTCAAGTGGTACCTGGATAACGTGTATCCAGATATGGAGGCTCCATTAGCGAAAGCTGAAGGCCTG GTCTTTAACCGGGGCTTAAGAAAATGCCTCTCTGTGCAGGAAGGCTCTGCGTCATTTGAGATTTGTGATCTGAACAAGCAG AGTCAACACTTCAATTACACCTGGATAAAGCAAATTCGACACCAGGACCTCTGCATAGCAGCTCAGTTCAACAACAACAGCTTTGCTCTACAACCCTGTGACAGCAAAAAGCCTGAACTCCGCTGGTTCCACAAATCCTCCAAGGCCGCTCTG GGGGAGCACCTCATCGCAGAGTTTACTTCCCTCCACATGTGCCTGGAGTCGAGGCCTAAGGGTGACAGTTTTCAGCTCAGCCCGTGTGATCCTGCCAACCCCTTCCAAAAGTGGCAGTTCACACACTACAACACTCTCCCATTGGGCTGA